From Carassius auratus strain Wakin chromosome 1, ASM336829v1, whole genome shotgun sequence, the proteins below share one genomic window:
- the LOC113107553 gene encoding transmembrane anterior posterior transformation protein 1 homolog isoform X2, translated as MNVVSARMMADSVATGLADENETENEDKEREKRLFRETKEQAASDLTETLGFYERKAKYKERKSNVSDLSLVRFISAELTRGYFLEHNEAKYTERREKVYTCLRIPKELEKLMMFGFFLCLDVFLYVFTLLPLRVLLALVRLLTLPCCGLSGSRILQPAQVCDVLKGVIMILCYFMMHYVDYSMMYHMIRGQSVIKLYIIYNMLEVADRLFSSFGQDILDALYWTATEPKERKRAHIGVIPHFFMAVLYVFMHAILIMVQATTLNVAFNSHNKSLLTIMMSNNFVEIKGSVFKKFEKNNLFQMSNSDIKERFTNYILLLIVCLRNMEQFSWNPDHLWVLFPDVCMVIASEIAVDVVKHAFITKFNDITADVYSEYRASLAFDLVSSRQKNAYTDYSDSVSRRMGFIPLPLALVLIRVVTSSVKIQGSLSIVCVVLFCLGMITLKVLNSIVLLGKSCKYVKEANMEEKLFQNPPSAAPSRASSRAHRTKHTREPAGEPEEEGLSASVTTQPSRSDECPAPQLPTSQSDQFLTTPDESEEKSLIQDDTELKHRAPDKDLLEIDRFTICGNRID; from the exons ATGAATGTTGTGTCTGCGAGGATGATGGCGGACTCAGTAGCGACTGGCCTTGCGGACGAAAATGAGACCGAAAATGAGGATAAAGAGAGGGAGAAACGACTCTTCAGAGAGACGAAGGAACAAGCCGCATCAGACCTCACAGAAACTCTGGGATTTTACGAGAGGAAGGCGAAatacaaagagagaaagagcaatgTGTCAG atctcTCTCTGGTGAGGTTTATCAGTGCTGAGTTGACTAGAGGATATTTTCTGGAACACAATGAGGCTAAATACACCGAGCGGAGAGAGAAGGTCTACACCTGCCTGCGTATCCCGAAAGAACTGGAGAAG CTGATGATGTTTGGGTTTTTCCTGTGTCTGGATGTGTTTCTGTACGTGTTCACTCTGCTGCCTCTCAGAGTGTTGCTAGCCTTGGTCCGACTGCTGACACTGCCCTGCTGTGGCCTCAG tggatCTCGTATCTTGCAGCCCGCTCAGGTGTGTGATGTTCTGAAGGGTGTCATTATGATCCTGTGTTATTTCATGATGCATTATGTGGATTATTCCATGATGTACCACATGATCCGGGGTCAGTCTGTCATAAAACTCTACATCATCTACAACATGCTGGAG GTGGCAGATCGCTTGTTTTCATCTTTCGGACAGGATATTCTGGATGCTTTGTACTGGACTGCCACTGAAccgaaagagaggaagagagctcATATAGGAGTCATCCCACATTTCTTCATGGCTGTTCTCTACGTCT TTATGCATGCCATTCTGATTATGGTTCAGGCCACCACACTGAATGTGGCTTTCAATTCACATAACAAGTCGCTGCTTACCATCATGATGTCTAATAAT TTTGTTGAGATCAAAGGAAGCGTATTCAAGAAATTTGAGAAAAACAACCTCTTCCAGATGTCTAATAGCG ACATTAAAGAAAGATTTACAAACTACATACTCTTACTAATCGTCTGTCTCAGAAACATGGAGCAGTTCTCCTGGAACCCAG ATCATCTATGGGTGTTGTTTCCTGATGTTTGTATGGTGATCGCTTCAGAAATTGCAGTGGACGTTGTCAAACATGCCTTCATCACCAAGTTTAACGACATCACGGCAGAT gtctaCAGTGAATACAGAGCAAGCTTGGCATTTGATCTGGTCAGCAGCAGACAGAAGAAT gCATACACAGACTACAGTGACAGTGTGTCCAGGAGGATGGGCTTCATTCCTCTTCCTCTTGCACTAGTG TTGATCCGAGTGGTGACCAGTTCTGTGAAGATCCAGGGATCTCTGTCCATTGTGTGTGTTGTGCTCTTCTGCCTGGG tATGATCACCCTGAAGGTGCTGAACAGTATTGTGTTGTTGGGGAAATCCTGTAAGTACGTGAAAGAGGCCAATATGGAGGAGAAGCTGTTCCAGAACCCTCCCTCTGCAGCTCCCAGCAGAGCGTCAAGCAGAGCCCATAGAACCAAACACACACGAGAACcagcag GTGAGCCAGAGGAGGAGGGCTTGTCTGCATCAGTCACCACTCAGCCCAGCCGAAGTGACGAATGCCCCGCCCCTCAGCTCCCcaccagccaatcagatcagTTCCTCACTACACCagatgaatcagaagagaaaagCCTTATTCAGGACGATACCGAACTTAAACACAGGGCGCCTGATAAAGACTTACTGGAGATTGATCGCTTTACTATCTGCGGGAACCGTATCGACTGA
- the LOC113107553 gene encoding transmembrane anterior posterior transformation protein 1 homolog isoform X1, protein MNVVSARMMADSVATGLADENETENEDKEREKRLFRETKEQAASDLTETLGFYERKAKYKERKSNVSDLSLVRFISAELTRGYFLEHNEAKYTERREKVYTCLRIPKELEKLMMFGFFLCLDVFLYVFTLLPLRVLLALVRLLTLPCCGLRASICPYCKKSSGSRILQPAQVCDVLKGVIMILCYFMMHYVDYSMMYHMIRGQSVIKLYIIYNMLEVADRLFSSFGQDILDALYWTATEPKERKRAHIGVIPHFFMAVLYVFMHAILIMVQATTLNVAFNSHNKSLLTIMMSNNFVEIKGSVFKKFEKNNLFQMSNSDIKERFTNYILLLIVCLRNMEQFSWNPDHLWVLFPDVCMVIASEIAVDVVKHAFITKFNDITADVYSEYRASLAFDLVSSRQKNAYTDYSDSVSRRMGFIPLPLALVLIRVVTSSVKIQGSLSIVCVVLFCLGMITLKVLNSIVLLGKSCKYVKEANMEEKLFQNPPSAAPSRASSRAHRTKHTREPAGEPEEEGLSASVTTQPSRSDECPAPQLPTSQSDQFLTTPDESEEKSLIQDDTELKHRAPDKDLLEIDRFTICGNRID, encoded by the exons ATGAATGTTGTGTCTGCGAGGATGATGGCGGACTCAGTAGCGACTGGCCTTGCGGACGAAAATGAGACCGAAAATGAGGATAAAGAGAGGGAGAAACGACTCTTCAGAGAGACGAAGGAACAAGCCGCATCAGACCTCACAGAAACTCTGGGATTTTACGAGAGGAAGGCGAAatacaaagagagaaagagcaatgTGTCAG atctcTCTCTGGTGAGGTTTATCAGTGCTGAGTTGACTAGAGGATATTTTCTGGAACACAATGAGGCTAAATACACCGAGCGGAGAGAGAAGGTCTACACCTGCCTGCGTATCCCGAAAGAACTGGAGAAG CTGATGATGTTTGGGTTTTTCCTGTGTCTGGATGTGTTTCTGTACGTGTTCACTCTGCTGCCTCTCAGAGTGTTGCTAGCCTTGGTCCGACTGCTGACACTGCCCTGCTGTGGCCTCAG GGCTAGTATATGCCCCTACTGCAAAAAGAGCAG tggatCTCGTATCTTGCAGCCCGCTCAGGTGTGTGATGTTCTGAAGGGTGTCATTATGATCCTGTGTTATTTCATGATGCATTATGTGGATTATTCCATGATGTACCACATGATCCGGGGTCAGTCTGTCATAAAACTCTACATCATCTACAACATGCTGGAG GTGGCAGATCGCTTGTTTTCATCTTTCGGACAGGATATTCTGGATGCTTTGTACTGGACTGCCACTGAAccgaaagagaggaagagagctcATATAGGAGTCATCCCACATTTCTTCATGGCTGTTCTCTACGTCT TTATGCATGCCATTCTGATTATGGTTCAGGCCACCACACTGAATGTGGCTTTCAATTCACATAACAAGTCGCTGCTTACCATCATGATGTCTAATAAT TTTGTTGAGATCAAAGGAAGCGTATTCAAGAAATTTGAGAAAAACAACCTCTTCCAGATGTCTAATAGCG ACATTAAAGAAAGATTTACAAACTACATACTCTTACTAATCGTCTGTCTCAGAAACATGGAGCAGTTCTCCTGGAACCCAG ATCATCTATGGGTGTTGTTTCCTGATGTTTGTATGGTGATCGCTTCAGAAATTGCAGTGGACGTTGTCAAACATGCCTTCATCACCAAGTTTAACGACATCACGGCAGAT gtctaCAGTGAATACAGAGCAAGCTTGGCATTTGATCTGGTCAGCAGCAGACAGAAGAAT gCATACACAGACTACAGTGACAGTGTGTCCAGGAGGATGGGCTTCATTCCTCTTCCTCTTGCACTAGTG TTGATCCGAGTGGTGACCAGTTCTGTGAAGATCCAGGGATCTCTGTCCATTGTGTGTGTTGTGCTCTTCTGCCTGGG tATGATCACCCTGAAGGTGCTGAACAGTATTGTGTTGTTGGGGAAATCCTGTAAGTACGTGAAAGAGGCCAATATGGAGGAGAAGCTGTTCCAGAACCCTCCCTCTGCAGCTCCCAGCAGAGCGTCAAGCAGAGCCCATAGAACCAAACACACACGAGAACcagcag GTGAGCCAGAGGAGGAGGGCTTGTCTGCATCAGTCACCACTCAGCCCAGCCGAAGTGACGAATGCCCCGCCCCTCAGCTCCCcaccagccaatcagatcagTTCCTCACTACACCagatgaatcagaagagaaaagCCTTATTCAGGACGATACCGAACTTAAACACAGGGCGCCTGATAAAGACTTACTGGAGATTGATCGCTTTACTATCTGCGGGAACCGTATCGACTGA
- the LOC113107568 gene encoding LIM domain-binding protein 2 isoform X2, translated as MTGAPRDPFYSSPFGPFYRRHAPYPVQPEYRMHELNKRLQSRPEDCDILWWDAFCTEFFEEDATLTLSFCLEEGPKTYTIGRTLIPRYFSSLFEGGVYELFFELKQTKESFNNSTITVDSHQCTMTTQHGKPTFTKVCTEGRLILVFTFDDLMRIKTWHFTITHYSELIPRSVLAVNAQDPGAVEQLSKNISRVGLSNLTLNYLRLCVILEPMQELMSRHKTYGLSPRDCLKSCLFQQWQRMTTPPVGPSPSFKTEIFPTNSKKSEPAKPATKRRRRRNSAGSASNSNTGNSKKRSTANNFSLPSQPKRVAGETRGGGWLEAELS; from the exons ATGACCGGCGCGCCGCGCGACCCCTTCTACTCCTCTCCGTTCGGTCCGTTTTACCGGAGACACGCGCCCTACCCGGTGCAGCCGGAGTACCGGATGCACGAGCTCAACAAACGGCTCCAGTCCCGGCCTGAG GACTGTGATATTCTGTGGTGGGATGCATTCTGCACTGAGTTCTTTGAAGAAGACGCCACACTGACTCTCTCGTTCTGCCTGGAGGAGGGGCCAAAGACATACA CCATCGGGCGCACCCTGATCCCTCGTTACTTCAGTTCTCTGTTCGAAGGAGGAGTCTATGAGTTGTTTTTCGAGCTGAAACAAACAAAGGAGTCGTTCAACAACTCAACTATTACTGTCGACTCTCATCAGTGTACTATGACCACACAGCACGGCAAACCTACGTTCACTAag gtgTGTACAGAAGGCCGTCTAATTCTTGTGTTCACCTTTGATGACCTCATGAGAATCAAAACATGGCACTTCACCATCACACACTACAGTGAACTCATTCCTCGCAGTGTCTTGGCTGTAAAT gcaCAAGACCCTGGAGCTGTGGAACAACTGTCCAAAAACATCAGCCGAGTGGGACTTTCCAACCTCACACTGAACTACCTCAGA ttGTGTGTGATTCTAGAGCCCATGCAGGAGCTCATGTCGAGGCATAAGACATATGGACTGAGTCCCAGAGACTGCCTGAAGTCCTGCCTCTTTCAACAATGGCAGAGGATGACAACACCAccag TTGGACCCTCGCCCAGCTTCAAGACAGAAATATTTCCCACTAAttccaaaaaat CAGAGCCAGCCAAACCAGCAACAAAGAGACGGAGGAGGAGGAACTCAGCTGGTAGCGCGTCCAATAGCAACACAGGAAACAGCAAGAAGCGCAGCACAGCCAATAACTTCAGCCTTCCTTCACAG CCTAAACGTGTCGCCGGGGAAACGAGGGGTGGCGGGTGGCTGGAGGCGGAGCTTAGCTAG
- the LOC113107568 gene encoding LIM domain-binding protein 2 isoform X1 — MTGAPRDPFYSSPFGPFYRRHAPYPVQPEYRMHELNKRLQSRPEDCDILWWDAFCTEFFEEDATLTLSFCLEEGPKTYTIGRTLIPRYFSSLFEGGVYELFFELKQTKESFNNSTITVDSHQCTMTTQHGKPTFTKVCTEGRLILVFTFDDLMRIKTWHFTITHYSELIPRSVLAVNAQDPGAVEQLSKNISRVGLSNLTLNYLRLCVILEPMQELMSRHKTYGLSPRDCLKSCLFQQWQRMTTPPVGPSPSFKTEIFPTNSKKSEPAKPATKRRRRRNSAGSASNSNTGNSKKRSTANNFSLPSQDVMMVGEPSLMGGELGDVDERLITRLENEQYDPVNGLHDDGLHDYTDSPTLGNGSSWNSQHPSNQDSKADTMAMQQLE, encoded by the exons ATGACCGGCGCGCCGCGCGACCCCTTCTACTCCTCTCCGTTCGGTCCGTTTTACCGGAGACACGCGCCCTACCCGGTGCAGCCGGAGTACCGGATGCACGAGCTCAACAAACGGCTCCAGTCCCGGCCTGAG GACTGTGATATTCTGTGGTGGGATGCATTCTGCACTGAGTTCTTTGAAGAAGACGCCACACTGACTCTCTCGTTCTGCCTGGAGGAGGGGCCAAAGACATACA CCATCGGGCGCACCCTGATCCCTCGTTACTTCAGTTCTCTGTTCGAAGGAGGAGTCTATGAGTTGTTTTTCGAGCTGAAACAAACAAAGGAGTCGTTCAACAACTCAACTATTACTGTCGACTCTCATCAGTGTACTATGACCACACAGCACGGCAAACCTACGTTCACTAag gtgTGTACAGAAGGCCGTCTAATTCTTGTGTTCACCTTTGATGACCTCATGAGAATCAAAACATGGCACTTCACCATCACACACTACAGTGAACTCATTCCTCGCAGTGTCTTGGCTGTAAAT gcaCAAGACCCTGGAGCTGTGGAACAACTGTCCAAAAACATCAGCCGAGTGGGACTTTCCAACCTCACACTGAACTACCTCAGA ttGTGTGTGATTCTAGAGCCCATGCAGGAGCTCATGTCGAGGCATAAGACATATGGACTGAGTCCCAGAGACTGCCTGAAGTCCTGCCTCTTTCAACAATGGCAGAGGATGACAACACCAccag TTGGACCCTCGCCCAGCTTCAAGACAGAAATATTTCCCACTAAttccaaaaaat CAGAGCCAGCCAAACCAGCAACAAAGAGACGGAGGAGGAGGAACTCAGCTGGTAGCGCGTCCAATAGCAACACAGGAAACAGCAAGAAGCGCAGCACAGCCAATAACTTCAGCCTTCCTTCACAG gATGTGATGATGGTAGGAGAGCCCTCTCTAATGGGAGGGGAGTTGGGTGACGTGGACGAGCGTTTGATCACACGCCTAGAGAACGAACAATACGACCCCGTCAACGGTCTCCATGATGACGGTCTCCATGACTACACCGACTCACCGACACTTGGAAACGGCAGCTCCTGGAACAgccagcaccctagcaaccaggaCAGTAAGGCAGATACCATGGCGATGCAGCAGTTGGAGTAA